From one Nilaparvata lugens isolate BPH chromosome 2, ASM1435652v1, whole genome shotgun sequence genomic stretch:
- the LOC111058417 gene encoding zinc finger protein 568 isoform X1, translating to MSMPHPQHQGPDMDNCDWPIHEPDQHQDTIEDKYHTQLNVDNQSEYLDHNYSKHPIEIIWLKPEELVEEDEEEKQQQLGAEFEVRSGEIKQESDTCLQIESVYSLPLDRLNSGPSVLEHMKFETEEVKEEHTSFKTDYSDALMQTEGFYSDVVSENYEIENVSSGLCPPYFEEQDGSSSHNSIDATPGNSMMEDSEEDFNEVDLLIKNARKNVIDAASDSESTKCQSYGEVFSNTGESNLHCRIHEVEKHVCGFCDYKARWRSHLIIHLKTHAGKRHFSCDLCDYKATHKKHLIPHLRTHTGERPFGCDFCDYKATLKSDLIRHLMSHTGERPFSCDLCDYKATRKSNLIIHLRTHTGERPFCCEHCDYKSSQKSSLTRHLKTHTR from the coding sequence ATGTCGATGCCTCATCCACAACATCAAGGACCAGACATGGACAACTGTGATTGGCCAATCCATGAACCAGATCAACATCAAGACACCATTGAAGATAAGTATCACACCCAACTCAATGTGGATAATCAAAGTGAATACTTGGACCACAATTACTCGAAACATCCCATTGAAATAATTTGGCTCAAACCAGAGGAACTagttgaagaagatgaagaagaaaaacaacaacaacTTGGAGCTGAATTTGAAGTGAGAAGTGGAGAAATAAAGCAAGAGAGTGACACCTGTCTGCAGATTGAAAGCGTCTATTCTCTCCCCTTAGATAGACTGAACTCTGGCCCCTCTGTTCTTGAACACATGAAATTCGAGACTGAAGAAGTTAAGGAAGAGCACACATCTTTCAAAACGGACTATTCAGATGCATTGATGCAAACAGAAGGTTTTTATTCAGATGTAGTATCtgagaattatgaaattgaaaatgtgtCATCTGGACTATGTCCACCATACTTTGAGGAACAAGATGGTTCAAGCTCCCATAATTCCATTGATGCAACTCCTGGGAATTCTATGATGGAAGATTCTGAAGAAGATTTTAATGAGGTGGACTTACTAATCAAAAATGCAAGGAAGAATGTGATTGATGCAGCAAGTGATAGTGAATCAACAAAGTGTCAGTCGTATGGTGAAGTATTCAGCAACACTGGAGAATCGAATCTTCATTGTAGAATACACGAAGTGGAAAAACATGTTTGCGGATTCTGTGACTACAAAGCAAGATGGAGATCACATCTTATCATTCATCTAAAGACCCATGCAGGAAAAAGACACTTTAGCTGTGATTTATGTGACTACAAAGCAACACATAAAAAACATCTCATCCCTCATCTAAGGacacacacaggagaaagaccTTTCGGCTGTGATTTCTGTGATTACAAAGCAACACTGAAATCAGATCTTATCAGACATTTAATGTCACACACTGGAGAAAGACCCTTTAGCTGTGATTTGTGTGACTACAAAGCAACACGGAAATCAAATCTCATCATTCATCTAAGGACCCACACAGGAGAAAGACCCTTCTGCTGTGAACATTGTGACTACAAATCATCACAGAAATCAAGTCTTACTAGACATCTAAAGACACACACTCGATAA